Below is a window of Populus alba chromosome 2, ASM523922v2, whole genome shotgun sequence DNA.
aatttattagaaattgagttttataattttttttatttgttttttataggattatcataatctcatatTTGGTATGCAAATTGATGAGTTGATTTAAGTTGACCCAAATCgatctaatatattgtcatcttaatgtttattaaaaaaattcattctaaatatttattttgagtcaaatcatattttaacatattatcTAATTATCTTTGAATATGTCAAAATAATCCATCTTATGTTGAATCAATtctcatgtaatttatttatttttctactagaaaaaatattataaaatactatgtatttttcttacataaaaaaatttaatccaacTCATGGTAAAATAATCTAGTTTCATCAATAAGTCAACAAGTGTAAAGGTCACGAAACATGAATTCGGTCAGGTAATTAATAACTGGACGCAAGGGTTAACGTGCCTTGAATTAGAAGTATGAGGGTTGATTTAATTTGAACAAATTAATACAGTATAGCGACTTATGATTATTTCTTTTGcccttgttttttataaagtacCCCAAGTTCATCCACTCCATTGACCacacagaaaaaaaacttatttttctttaaaaaaaataataaaagaaagtaaTTAGTTAGTAGGActgaaaatttttataaatattaaaaaagtaattaatgatatcgttataattaattcatgtgcttttttttaaagtgaagatattctttaaaaaaaaattatgaaccatgaattttattttattttttatttttattttcaaattaaatctagaaaataacaaataatatattattagttGCTTTATAAGATTTTCCGGATTACATGATGTATAGGCTCCTTaccatgtattgttttttttagtatgtatgtatatatatatatatatattgaataaaatgcTAAAGGCTCTTaccaataaaatgttaaaaataggGTAGCTATCCGATGGATGGATATCTAAAATCAATACTTTTACTGTTTTACAGCCCTTTAGGCAAAAACTTAATACAGCAGCAAGCTGAGACAAGCAAGTATCGTGGGACCCAATCGTACATGACAGGTCTGATTGTGTAATCTCTGAGGTGATAAGATAATCATAACCGTTTAATGCATCGTTTTCCTGTGTGTGTGATAATCAGTGGAGTGACTGTGACCATTCATCGAATTGATCATAAAATATCTAGCAAGATTATGTGcccaaaaccaaaataaaaacagatagacagagagagagagtttgatCCTCCACCAGTTCGCATGTGCAGCTTCCTTGGAACACAAAACATGGTTTGCAAAATCGGGGTCACAAGAAATCTTTAACTCTTACGCGCTCAAGTCAGCGTGGAAATCAACATGCCATTACACATTTGGGAATGAgattgctttcatttttttaatgtttttttaaaatatatttgttttaaaaaaatattcaattaatattttttcaattttaaaaaaatttttaatatgttgatgaaaaaaaatatttgtatatatttacaagtaaaaaaacactCTACATCACAATATCAAGCCTACACTTAACCTCctttaaatatttacaaaatttatgacaaatttttaagtgtgtgtgtataaaagtGATCACCAAAATCATTTATAAGACAAATATGTCATTATGTGGATAATTTGTAAAATACTTGTTGGGtgtcaatttaatattttaaaaaataatgcttttacatataaaaaaataaaggataacaAAAACTCTAAATATTTGGGAGCATTATTGCACACATTTGTATCATTCATGCTCTCACATTTCActataaacttaatatttaattttttttctaatctggTTCCCagaaccttttattttttttgggaagGGGGGGTTGCATCCTCTTGGAGCCAAATTAAAGGACAAGTCGATCAGGGAAAAGATGCCCACGCACGTGAGCTATTCCTTTCATAGGCTTATGTGTGTAGGctcattttttttggtttttttttatgtattttttttcaaatttcttatttagtatttaggttatatatatatttttaaaaatattgaatccaattaaattcatgattcagatcacaagtttgacaagttaagtCACAACACCCgaactattattttttctttttttttccttgtttaatgcatttcttgtcccttatttttttttaaaaatacaattactatttatttttaatacattttttttttgcaagattTTCCTTGCGGGTTTCGTAGGTCAACCTTGGTTGACCTAtgtaaatcaaatatattttaatctcaatattaaataaaatatcacctAGTATGCAATTGATTTTGCATTCATTGTTagagtctaatttttttttaagaaaacatgtTAGCGATGCTTGGACATTTATTTggcctcaaataaaaaaattatgatgctCCGACCTGCTACTTAGTGCGTGCAGATTCTATTATTGTTTGCTTAAATAAagaatttattctaaaaaacaaagttagtAGACAAAATTGGGTTCATGGCCCGTGTTgtgagatcaaatattttaatctatatttatctttttattttttgagcttaatctttagttattgttaatgattttttatgttttatttgcaCAGGTAATTGTttgattaaacaaataatttattcaaagaaacaaagttattaaaaataaataaatacgtGACTTGTGTtgttaaatcaaatattttgatgtatatttgtctcttatttttttagtctagTCTTTACTTATCatcaacgttttttttttttttttttttaacgtttaTTACTGcaaataatttttgatttttttattaagaatttttttcatggataaAAATGTGTTGAAAAAGCCTATGTATATATTctagataataaaattactcGCCCCCGTTCCGCACGGGTCAAATATGCAGTTATATCTAATTAATCACACTTGCAAAATCACCACAAATTTTAACTTCAACATGTGTATTTTGTTAAGTAAAAACTTGAGCATTTTAATTGATGTAGCCATACTTGAGATAGTAGAGGATTCTAAACAATCAAGTGCAAATCTACTATATTTAGATAAGAGTTTACTGTAAACATATTATATGGTTGACCCAGCAAATATATTTATGGACGACACATTatcttcatatttattttttaaaaaataagttatatgACCCTTTATGGCCCACAGACATAAGCCATTCCACACACATGAGCCATTCCTTTCATGGGCTCATGTGTGTCTAGGCTCtttttttaggctttttttcactactagaaaatcaataaatacaaacgaaaTACTGGGgaatattttcgtcggtaaattttcGAGGCATTTTACCGATGGAagggaattaccgtgggaaaaaaaaatttaaaacaaagcaaaaaaaaaagatgacgtgtcattttttaccaacggaattaccgacggaaaaattctgCCGGTAATTCCGtaggtaaatccgttggtaaactgtgaacattgttcatcatgtcaattacaaagggaattactgatggaaaaattccatcagtattttacagagagctccagaactgttcatcttccaattgcactgttaattgttttactttacggacaaaatcaccgacggattgaaaattcatcgacgtgttttggcggttttctgaaaaaattcaattgatttaaaattttcatttaaatattacagacgaaatcaccgacggattgaaaaatcattggtaatttttggcggtttctaaaaactttttatgaaattaaaaatttaaattaaatattaccgacgaaattaccgacggaataattaaaaaatattaatattcaattatccgtcggtaaatccgtcggtaacgcgccccaataaaaaacctgaattcgcttatttcacaagagacagactcattatttctttttcttcttttactactacttcttcttcttctactacttctacttttacgtctacttcttcttcttcttcttcactatatgtaaaaaacatcaatatctatttttttctcttattttctctcctcatctccttcttttttccttcatgctcaggtatgtcttcttcttctttcttcttttatcctcttagttttttataattaatatgcttcacgaattattttttccttagttTCACTtacaagtatattaaggtaagatctttttttttttttttttcatgattttcactatatttgttttttgtttaattttaattgattttgttcttaataattgtataaatgttgttgtgagattttttattttttttttcatatgagatcaatttttagttgatttatttataggatttttaaatttttagcaattgcaacttcatttttttcatatgaatttttttagttgaattaatttttttgttttatttatttgttgcaaatttgtttgagttgattttcttattcttttttccaagtattttgagtatatattatacaatgttgatttatgttaatttaattattttataattttataaaatgaattttttaaaaaatatttttaaataattaccgacggatttactaaTGAAATAATttccaacggatttaccgacggaaatttccgtcggtaataaaaatttttttaccgACGCATCTGTTCCGCCAgtaaattccgtcggtaatattattaccgacggtAATTACCGATAAAaaagattcaccgacggaaattttCAATCGCTAATTTCGtcagtaaattaattaccaatggaatatgtgtcttacgccgacAGAAAAATTCCGTctggtaaaactgtgaaatcttgtagtgttttttttaatttcttatttaggatatatatatatatatatatatatataataatatattgaatggGGTTAAGTCTATAATGTAGATCATGAGTTAGATAAGTTAAAACCACAACacctgaattattattttttcttgtttaatgcatttcttgtccctcaatttttttttttaaaacacaattactatttcttttttaatgcattttctaatttatttttttttgcaaaattatcTTTGCGGGAAGTGGAGGCCAACCTTTGCTCGAGAGGAGGTCTTGTCGCTTCAAATCATAAAGACATCTTTAAAAGAGCATAATTGTTTATATGACCGTTCGATTAAGctcaaaatttttaaagtatttatagaTGTCATTTTCTCTTTAATAGCTCTTTCAGCACTAAGTGGATTGTCACAtttgagatataaaaaaatttcatctcgGGCCCTCGATTTAcgttgattttgttatttttctttattgttttagattacataattattttctttgtactttaagatttttattttgttttataagatACAGTTTCTAATTTAATTAAGGTTTTGTAAACCTGGTAATGAGACAAATTTCACGAGTGTTActttttagagaaaataaagtTATGAATCTGGATTTTATATTTACAAACTTTTTcgcttattaaatttatatggtTTCTTATCTTTAGCTTTGGATGCATCGATAACTTTGGGGAAAAGGAGATTACAATACATATGAATTGTCCAGCTTACAGTGTTTTACCGTTGTCTAGTCGCCTTCGAACCAAAACTACAGAAACTAGTAACAACTTGCACCATCAAGGCATTAACCATGATGGACCCTCCCCTCTATCTCCCTGAACCGACACGAATAAATGCAGCATCACCCccacaatttctttttgtttatttatctttgattcacatttcctcttctctctttcccacacaatcagaaaaataaaataccgaGAGAAGAGGAAAGAATGGCTGGCACAGCAGGAAGAAACCTCAATCTCTGCTTCATCGCTAAGATCAAACGTCCACTACCACCTGATCATCAATCGCCCTCTAACCCACTAACCCCGGATGATCACAGCCATCCATTCCgctttaaaaactataattccCTCTACGACCACACCATTGACTCCGCCCCCGCCTCCACCTCCATCTCTTCCAGCTCCTCCTCCTCTGAACCTGACTTCGCCAGCGTCTACGCCTCTCAGCGCTTCTTTTTCTCCTCCCCCGGCAGCTCCAACTCCATCATTGAATCTACACCGTCCATTGTCACTTCCACAGAATCATCAGACAATCTAGTAGCCCCGCAACCTGATAGCAATGGTCTGATAATAAATCACTCTGCTGGCAAGTCTTTGTTACTTGACGGCTGTAACAATAGCCATCCTTTACATGATCAACAACCACCCCAATTATTAAAATCACCAACCGTTAAAGACAGTATGGCTGTCTCCACCTACTCACACGACCCGTACATGGACTTCCGGCGATCCATGCAGGAGATGGTAGATGCACGCCACTTGGTGGATGTCAAGGCTAATTGGGAGTACTTGCACGAGCTTCTATCGAGTTATCTTTCTCTTAATCCAAAGAGTACCCACAAGTTCATTGTTGGTGCTTTTGCCGATCTTCTTGTTAGTCTTTTGTCAGCGGAAATGACGCAAGATGGTAGCCGCCGGGAAGGAGATTTTTCTTCCGTTGGCTGTGGGATTTCGCGGCAGTCCATGTAATGTAGCAATGTGGTGTGTCGGAAAATGATTGTATAATCTTTTAACTATAATTTAGCAATATATACACGTGGGGAACTAAGATGGCCCTCTTGTCTTTTGTCACAGCACCTTATCCCTCACAACCATCTTGCTTTTGGTCCTTGTATTTATTAagctggtattttttttttcaatttgtttgtattatttccagttataaaaaaaactcgaggtccttaaattatattttttctaccaCTGGGTCTCCCAAACTTGTGATCCTTTTTTTGGAACgttgtagcttttttttctcgaaaataaaataaaaatcaaacttttttaGGGCACGCTCTATCAAAAGTAAATTAGATATGATTACGTTTTCCATTTTGTAGTGAACCTCCACGCAAAACCAGTAGTCTTCGTTGGATGACCGATTGTTCTTCGCCtgttaataattatgtttttgcatAAGATCATGCTTTTTTGAAGAGGTAATTAATTTGGACGCAGGAACATTAGGGTTGGAAAGGGTCAAATCCTGTCATCTTtgaacctataaaaaaaaatgtccatGGCAAAGGAAATTGCTGACTAATTTATTGACCAGTAAAGGACAAGAAAGATAATCTTAAGGGCAAAACGTTGTCTTTTACACGAGGGAGATGAGTTCGGATTTGTCTTCCAGCCATGAACAGAAAtcctgcttttgttttttgtttttttttattcttttgagaAGAGTCTTTGCATCAAGACAACTGGTGGATTAACAAGTGGCCAGATTTGtgttgattaaaaaagaaatactgTTTTACACAGGCAGAACTAGCTAGGGAATCTTGATCTTAATTTGTCCTCCGTTTCCCTcgcaatattatattttgaaggaTGAGCCACAAAAGATTCAGCGAAAGCTGCTGAGGCCACTGATGATGATTTGCTTCTCcataaatatgattaaaaattatggttcaaCTTGCGGTTTCGTCCCTCTCAAGGTCTCTTGCTTGGCACAGGCTCGTCGATGAAACCAATACTCGAGTCTGATACTTATTATTAGGTATTTTTAGGTCTCGGCAGTTTAGGGTTTTCAATCCTTTGACAAGTAATCGCACCAAAATTATAGAATATAGTGCCACTGATTTTACTAGTGGAGGAATCGTGGAGAAACCAGAAACAAAAAATGTGGATGGGCAAAACTGAGTTGGCCTCCTCAGTTTTACAGCGTGTCACTATATATATGGTTTAACCTTAAGTTAGTTTTTGCGCACTATAGTTAACGACTTCGAGTAAGTCATCATACCCATATCCAGATTAATCTATTCACCAGAAAACTTTTTACAGATTTTTACAATTGCTGTGGATGGCGCTGTTCAATTTTTTACAAAGCACCAGAAATCCATACGTGTACACAGATCACTGTGGATCTGTGGATGGTGttgttcatttttttacaatttattttcagtccttaaagttttattttagatgattttatcctaatttaaaactaattacttatgattttttagtcGACAATGAGATTggaaaaataaggatcaaaataaaaaatacatcaaacatGGATGGTGTTCCAGAAGTTTTGAGAAAGATACACTTTggtattttaacttttaaaataacacaaattatacGATTTCAgtgactttaatttttttcaagttcaattttagtacaaaagttttttttatctttggttgagggaggagagagagaggtcgTTGGATTCTAGCGATAGACATAGAAAATATCGTTGATACCAAATTATACCACCAAAACAATCCATGTTCGTGTCAAATGGTTCTATTTGATGATGAGAGtttatatttaagtgtttttttttttatctttaaagtttatgaaaaaatagatttaaactcggattgatttttagtttcaggtttatttttgtttttaaaatgatgtttggGTTTTTTAACACAATGGATAGGTTTATAATGGTTCCAAAGgtgttttgagtaaaaaaataagttaaaaaactagtttttaagttaataaaatttaagtccTGATTTTCCAACCATTGAAATCTAGGCAAATCAAATGACatgtctggttttttttttaaaaaataggatgGACGACATAGTagcagcaaaaaaaataaagtccaaTCTCGCAGTTCTACCAGGACAGACTCACGTGTTGGCTCTGATGAAATGGATCAGGCTTAACATTATTTtgcctttgcttcttttttttctctacttttctttttaaaattaatgttttttatatggttttttctctctaaaaatatattttatattaatatctcttctctcttttattttgtttagaaagcATCTTTTAAATGacaattattttcttggttatgcatttaaattttgaagagcTTTTATGATTCactttacaaatttttttttttaatctttagtacatatgaaatttattttttaaaataaaaaatatttcagataatattttcaaatatttgcaTAGTTACAtagtgtttttttcccttttattgtattcaatcaatctaatttgtatttatatttctattatcatttgcttgaataaaaatattattttaataaaaaaaattagaaaacacaattgAGTAAATATCttgtattttgaatatataatttacatCTATCTCTCagttttctcatttttatttttagttattatttatagtttttttatttattaacacacatgtatatttttgatttatttaattacatatatgcataaatatttttattttcactataaaattcttttaaatacaaaaatgttgaaaaagcttgtgtatatttgaaaaaaaatttctgacCCGCAACGAGGACACAATTCAAGTATCTAATTACTATTATAACTTTATCATTGAACTAAAAAACCTTAGTCACCATTActaacttcttcttttccttttttttcccctcctttCGTGAAACTTGATGGAAATAACTACTTCAAATGGAAATGCACCTATTTGTCTTATGTTCAGCTCTATTTCCCTCACCATTCCAAGAACTTAGCATTTTGAACAGCAATTCCAAGGacacttttttcttcttgtaatCTTTTATACAAACTGTGCAACGGACGCTTCCTTTGGGAAAGTTTTCCCAAATGTTATTGTCCAGCAATTCCATTGGACGGTTCAATTTGAACCAATCATTTAATAACAACATACACAAATAGTTGAAAATAATCTCTTTCTTGTCGtgctctttttttatctttttcaacgAAGCTCTGACACCAACTATTGAAAACACACACTCAAGTATCTAATCTCCCAAGCTTTTATTCATTGATATTCGACACACATATACGCATGCAAAGTTCTAAATACATTATCTTTATAGCGAAATTATAGGAAAAATATAATCCCAACTATCATTTTCCAATGAAGATTTTAAATAACAGTTTAGTAAGGATTCTAATTAACTAGTTAAAAATGATTCTAAatacaaatctttttttatctagtaaaattttcatgtttcaataaaaaattagaaagaactCAAACTCTAATATAACGGTGCTCAatgtcctttgtttttttttcattttaataacaAACTCTACTTCTTATCTTAAAtggtttgtgggtttttttagaTATGATATTTGCAGGaagttatgaatttaaaaaattaatattgtttattttttttattttacttattttctttttggattttatcatttgatattatttttcaacttattaagttttgtgatttttttattttttttattagattatcctTACTTTAATTACCTGAGTCAGTGAGTTTGTTGAGTTGACCCGCATTGGCATGACCTCTATTACCAACCCGGGTCATAGGTTTGTTAAACTTACATGGGTTGACTCAAGTCAgctcttttttatcattttttacattatttcatgtgttttattaattagttgTGAATTAAGttacatcattttatttctttaaattattgtgattattttttatacactcCATTtgttatcattatttattttttaattattaattaaaataaaaccaaacttATTTCAGTTGTTCAGTGCctcgaaactcatttttttttacttttttaaaacatgtttagaacaactaaatatcaaaaaaaaaaaaacccacggGTTCAAATCTAGCATTCCAGCCCATAAAAGGACATCTAGCGCATCGATTAAAATAGCTGAATCATATTGGTGGGCTCATACTGCAAAAGAATGGATCAAGCCCATTCGCTTTGAAAACAGCTACACTATATTTTGTAAGATCAAATTCAGCTCCAAGCCCAGTCCAAAGAAAAATTAGTACACGTGAATCCAGTTCACTAAGCCCATACTCACCGTCCACCGCATTTTGAAAGGGAACGCGTAGAAAAACGACGGCTACGAGGCAACAAATGATTCGTGAAccacaaaacaaatttcaagtttCTGGAGTCTCACATGAATCTTTTCGGCTTGATAGATTTTCTTCCGTCAACTAATTAAACCGCACATCGCATCTCTATGGAAACTATTCTTAGCAGCGCTTCGTCCAAATTTATACGAAAATCTCCAAGCTACCACTGGTTGTCATCACTCTAAAAGATACAAGCAGTTATCCCAGCAGGCAGGCGACCATCTCCTCGAAACAATGGATCGCAGAAGTTGGCCAATGTCCAGTTTAGTACTTGTTATGCTGGAAGCCATCACCAGCAGAATCTTTACCAGTTTCATAGCTATCGTACTTGGATTCCGATACCCTAAAATACATGACACTGATTCATGGTTTCCCTAGAAAAGGATTGAAAAGGGCACTTGCAAATAGCGCAACGGGGCGTACATATAAGCATGCCATGTTATTGAAGACATCCAAATCAGCAAATAATGCCACCTAATCTACACAAGTATAATTTCAAGTTAAGTGCAGCTCCAGTTCACTTCTATTTCAGTATCAAGTTCCACCGAAAACGACAAACCCGTTAATTCATCAAAT
It encodes the following:
- the LOC118049358 gene encoding transcription repressor OFP16, with the protein product MAGTAGRNLNLCFIAKIKRPLPPDHQSPSNPLTPDDHSHPFRFKNYNSLYDHTIDSAPASTSISSSSSSSEPDFASVYASQRFFFSSPGSSNSIIESTPSIVTSTESSDNLVAPQPDSNGLIINHSAGKSLLLDGCNNSHPLHDQQPPQLLKSPTVKDSMAVSTYSHDPYMDFRRSMQEMVDARHLVDVKANWEYLHELLSSYLSLNPKSTHKFIVGAFADLLVSLLSAEMTQDGSRREGDFSSVGCGISRQSM